CTCCTTGCCGCCCCCAGCGATTTTCTAATTGGGCCGCTCCGACGAGGGCTGTTGCTAGGGTCGTTTACGTCACGGTCCCGGCTTCCTCCGCTCCGATTGGCTGGGGGGAGGGTTACATCAGCGGGGGGGAGGGGCTGACGTCACGCACCGAGTCCCATGAcatcatttcaaaacaaagtgcACTGACGAGTTTGACCGGCAGGGGGCTCCACCGATGGCGCCTCGGTGCGCCCAGCCCTGGGAGCCACGTGCCCACGCAGGAGGAACGTCGTGACAGGGCATGCAGGGCCGTGGCCACAGGGGCcttggcctcagcccagcccctgctgctccACACCCCttcttcagagcacagcagggaagAGCAGCTGGGTGGGCTTTTTTCCCAACCCAAGTCGTtcttattctgtgattctattctggGATTCCAGGACAGCAAGGTATGACAAATGCACGCCCAATAACCAAGGTAGACCTTGTTGAGCAGCACATGAGTTGTTCTCCTCACTAGAGCCTCACTTAAGCTCAGCGTTGCTATAATttacatgttgttttttttaaaaaaaaacagttcttcagGTAAAGAAGCCTAGTTGCAGTCCTTGCTGGCAGCATCATGTAAGATCTAGGTACGCCAAGACTACTTTCCCTGCTTCTACCAGCAGCCCCCATGTTCCTATTAGATGTTAAAATCTGTATGAACAGCAGAGGACCAGGAGTGACTGCTGCTCAGAGGGGAAGAAGTGATGTGCATAAGAACGTAACATATGTATGGACATAAGTGATGTCCATATGTATGGACATATGTTATATGTTGTATGTTATATGTGCATAAGAACGTAACATATGTATGGACATAAGTGATGTCCATAAGAACGCTGCCAACCTGCAGTGCCTGGAGCAGCCCGGCACTTGTATCTCTCCACAAGGCCAAAAGAGAAGAATGGGTCACCAACAGCAAGTCCAGCATGGGGTAGAATTAGAAACAGATGACAATTAGTCACTTCTTAAAATATAACCAGCCTTGAAAATTGAGGTTTTCTTCCTATAGAAATATAAAAGGTACCCACTCACCTAGGTTCCTAACAGTGtgcaaaatgaggaaagaaacatTAAGTGGAAGCCTTGTCAACTGAAGTATAACCTCTCCTTAGCACGTATTTCATTCTAAAAGGCAAGTGCAATGAAACAAATAGCATTTCCAAACTTCAGAACACGCATGCCCACATATCTCAGATAAATTCTACAAACAAGTCTAGAATTTGCTTTAAAACGTAGCTTTTTAGCCAAAAACTGCACCCGGCATTTACTGAATGCTATTACTAGCCAAAAAACCTGATTCCATAGCTTTTGTTCCTAGATTCTATCTCACAGTCAAAGCTGCAGTTCTAAAAGACCAAACCATCACTCGCTTTTATCTAGGTGCTGAAAATCAGTGCTAATTCTGACTGCAACAAATTCCATTAATAAACACAAAAAGCCATCTTAATCTGTTGCCACCCAATAGGTATATTAAACTGGAAGCACTACCTATTCTTAGTTCTGCATTAGTACTTCAATTGAGTGatttaagtaaaacaaaatgtttattttcaaggGATTGAGCCTGCTTTATGGCAGAGTCTACATCAGAACTATGaagtaaaaagagaaagtaatcAATAAAGTTCAATATTCTTGGGAAATGCAAgaggtattttttaaaaataaatttgtcttGAATTCGCAGCTTATAACCAAAGATACACATTAGAAAGCAATTGTGAGGAAAGGGCAGCATAAAACAACAGATCTTCCAACAGTCCAGAAGACAAAACCTGACCCTATCATCAAATTGTCAAAATACAAGTTGCAGGAGCTCACCAAAATCCACATATGGATAGATACTGTGTGCACCTCTGGAAAAACATTCTGCACATCCAGCGTACCTGCAGTCAAGCTCACCCTCTACATAGGACCACCTCCCCCAAGGCTCTAATGGGCACTGCTGATCCAATATACTTGGAAGAATAAAGATTCAGAGCAAGTTAGTAAATCACAGACTACAGTTGAACCTTATCAATGCCTGATTACTGTCATAAGGGCAGTAATTAGTTTTCTTAAGTAGATATTAGcctactttaaaaaaacatgGCTAAAGACATGTACAGTTATCAATTgacaattattttaataagtgTATGTTCTCCTGACCTAGAAATATCAAGTATGTATACGTTTTTTCAGATCATTCTGCAGTAGTACAGTTAAAGTACTGCTATTAAAGTAGTACAGTTAAAGCAGAACAAGACAACactttaaattcattttacagGAATGGTCAAGATGTGAGCTTTTAAGTAGAGCAGAAAATGTGCAACAAAGCTCATTCTTTGTTTATCAGAAGATAAGCATGGTAAGAAATGGAAACACGGACAGGAGCATCTGTTAcaaggaaaggcagaaggaCCTGGGCTTGTCCACCCTGGAGAAGACAGAAGGGGTCTGGATCAATGCATTATGCTAACCAGTCAGGAGAGATGCATACAGCTAACTATTACCTCAACTGCTCTACAAgccaaataacttttttctggAATATATGCTCTCTAGATCTGCTACAGGTCTGTGGAAGCACTCAGTCTTCTTCTCAATGATCACACTTCAACCTTTCTCCACgtgcttcattttctgcctAGAGAGCAGAAAAACTGCAGGGGGAAGACAACAAGCATTATTTTAATTCCATGTGCCaacatggaaagagaaaagtattaaaagtattaaattaaattaagagAAATGCCTTAAATGCAAGGCCAACATGTCCCCACCATCCACCAACACAACGCACGACTGTTTAAAGTTGGCCCATACGattaaatgcttttgaaaggGACAGAATACAATAAACACAACATTTACAAAATCTGAAAGCTTCCatagaaaacattatttcagaaCAAGATTGTGTATTGCTTTTGTTGCATTGTTAACAACTGAAGCACAACCAATCTCAAATGTTGCTGGAAGCCTTCTTAAAATGCCAATAGGGCAGGAAACTAAGTTTTTCAAGTCTGTAACTGTAGTCTCACTGGACTCCACTTTCAGGAACACCACCTGCCAAAGACCCCAGGAAGCCAAGTCTTGTCTTTGACAGCTTTCCTGAGGTACAAGTGAAAAAcatgcagcccctgtgctgttCGTTGGCTACATGAGAGGACCTCCAGCAGTGATGCTTCAGGTTGTGATTTCCTGCATAAACACACACTATTAATCCCATCTACTCAGCCACGCTCAGGTTTTTACTATATTTACTTATTAACACACAGAAgcaacagtggaaaaaaataggtttGTCATATCTTCTTTCAGTCTGAAAGTTTGAGAGACACCAGTGTagattaaaaaacatttattgaaaGTTGTCCAGCCACACATCTTATCCAATCCACTAAAACTTCTCATTCTATatggtttctttaaaaaatgcatctcACCAACAAGTTGAAATGTCAAACAACTAAATTAGAACAGGTAAGGCACTTGAGATGTGTTAATGTAGCAAAATTGCATAATAACAACATTCCACTCTGAATGATAAACTCTTTTTGAGCTTAAATCCAAAGTATCCACATCCTGTAACCCTTAGAGACAGGCAGAAGGAGAAGCCAGTCTCATATTTTCCTCTGACTATTAACCACCAAGGCCATCATAGTCTACAAAAGGCAGTACTGCTGAATTAGGCCACAAACATTTCCTGTAGTGCAGATGCTGAATTACAAAACAGCGTGGGCTGAGGCACAAGGTCTTCAACTAGAAAATCCTTAAGGGAAAGCATCTTTGTGAGataaaagagcaaaaagcacATCCATTTAATTATAAGGCTAAGAAAGAGTAACAACATCTGGGGTTAGATATCTCAGCCCACTCCCATATCCTTCCAAGGACATACGGCTGAAAATAATTCGGAGAAAGCAATGAATGTGAGAACTCAGATTGTGACCAGCAGATGCTGAGCAGTAACTTTAAGGCCACTTAGCAACTTGTAATTCATGCAACGGATTAGTTACCCCTTTAATTACCTTTCcatgttttgtaatttttggAAGGGAAGTGTTGATCACTGAGATGATGCTTTTTAGTGAACCAATACTTACAAATGAACTGATGGAGTTTCATTATTTGACAAGAAAGTTTTTAACAACTGAATGAGTTGCATTGTAACAAGTAGGGACTTCAATCAAGTTATAGACAGCAAAGTTTACCATAAATTTTGCCTATTTACTAGGGAGAAGAAGTAATACACTaaatttttgattatttttttcagtcctgAATATCAAGTATAAAATTCATTAGTAGGTCACTGTACAATGTTGACTGAAATTTTACCATTTGAGCCATTACTACCCGTTATAAAGTCTTCCTTCATCTGTGAAGCAGTCTCTTGCATCATACTGTAGTTAAATGCTCTTCTCAAAATAGACACACACACCTTTAGGGTATGCACATCCTGAAATGGAATCTGCAGTACGCTCCAAGGGTCACAGACTGAAGGAAGTGACATGCAGGTACATGAAGCTTCCTCAACCATGCAAAGGCACAACAGAGAAGCTACTGTCACCTACAAGGATGAGCAAGAAGTATCTGAGGGAAAAGACATGCAAAAGAGATTATCCAATAGAATTCAAAGTACCATTTCTGTTAGTCTAAGGAAACATAGTAATTCTAAATGCAAAGTTTTGCCTTCCATTAAAGTTGCATCAGAAGATGTAAAGCTTGGAAGAGAGTTTGCATCTTAATACTCTGTCCATCAATGCACATTGCTTGTTATATCTAAGGCACTGCAGTCGTCTTTGGTTCAGTGTTTAACTATCTCATTCAGTGTAAAGAGAGGTAGCATGAACCACACATCTTTAGTTCTTCCATTCTATTACGCAGTTTCATAGTCACCATCTTCCTGGTGTTACAGATTCTGGAATCCTTTAACTCATTAGGAAACTgcaagaacaaagagaaaacaaacatttattacTTCTATAAAAAGCAAAGGCCTGCAACTGCCTATTTAGCTTTCCACATATTCTCAGAAGATCAGAATGAAAAACTAAGGCGTAAATAGCTGTGGAGAAAGATACTTAAAAGCAAGACTTCTAATACTCCTCAAGCCAAGCCAGAGCAGCAATATCACACTTGCTCCAAACTTAGAAGAAGCACATTAGACCACTGCAAAGAACAGAACGAAAGGCAATCAGTTATTCAACAAGAAATTCTTCGTTAGAAGAATGTTTTTTCGTTAGAAGATTGTTTCTTCGTTAGAAGAGTGTTAACTCTTTTGGTGTTAGAAAAGCATTTGTGAGTATCACATTTTATTATAGAGacatttacaaaaatgaaagaactgaCTACTGCCATGACCTAAAGGGTTTCCCAGCCTGTGGGTGTAGAAGGAACACAACAGTGGGTTAGCAGGAGTCTGTAATTCACGGGTGATGGATATTTCTGAGGAGTTGGTGGAAGAATACTAAAAACTACAAGAGGCTTTTTGAGCAGAATTTCAGGAGCAGCAAAGCTCTGGCTAACTTCTCACAGTGTGACTGCATGTGCTTCACTAAGAACTGTTTGGCAAGAAGCACAAGTGAGTTAGAGAGAGCAGCTGCCCTTGAATTTCAGTGATAAGAGCCAATAATTTCAGACATTCAAAGTTATCTTCAGACCTCTGTCTTTACTACAGCAAAAATCATAAGATCCCAGTCTCAGAAAGCAAGATCACTGAATAAATACTTATACTGTCAACAGATAATGAGGATGATTCTGAATTTAGCAGCCAGCCTCTGCCTCATTGTTTGAATCTACTCCAGCTGAGGCACTCCTTTTGCACTCTATCCCATAACTCCCACCTCCTGCTGAACACAAAGGCATACCCCCAACACCTCAGGTCGTGACCATCGCTATGAACTTTTAGGCAGGATAAGTAAGGCAGATATCTTCACAATTTGTGAAAAAGCTGAGTGAGGATCTGCCAGTGGCATGGCGCTACAGACTGGGAACCAGAAATATTCCTCTTGATCACAGTGAGACTCATCAACTGTTTGTGTAAGGAGTGATTGGTGGTAGCTATAAATTAACAGAAATCTTGACAAAATAAACCTCCAGTGTCCACACATACTACAGAATTCTAGGAAGGCAATGATGCTCTCACTCTGTTAATAGACACAGTAACCCATCATTATGGCTTCTCACAGAGAGAACACCATATATTTGCCAATGCCAATCAGGATTAGCCTTCCAGACACACTAGAAACTCCACGGGAGCCAACATGGTCAGAAGCTGGCCCCTCAATATGTATTCATTCCttcaaaatacattaaacaAGACCCCTATATCCatcaatataaaaaaataaattaactacTCAACAAAGATAAAAGCAATCCTGAAATATTTGCAGCTTCAAATAATCAGTCACATTCCCTATTCCCAACAGTAAGAACTAATGATCAGAATGTATGAGTACTGAGGGAATGTAGTAAAGAAGCACTTATTTCAATATAATTGGCTGAGATACCAACataagaatataaatattttataaatacataacaGCATAAAAAGGAGTGCAGCATAATCTGTGCTTTGGCCAGAAAAAGAGTGGTATATCCAccaaatgctgtatttctgcaCTATTAGCCAACattgctgctctgagcagcaagagcagcttttattttaaaagaatatttctcACCAAATTAGATTTCagggggagaaaagaaatatttagcttctttcttcattctgttttataTTAACATTAAGAGAAGCAAATACCAGTCCACAGGAACAGATTCATCCGTAAGCACAAGTAAAATTTCTGTTACCACCCCCAAAGCCTTCATTTGTATTTACTCCTCTTTCTCCATAACCACCTCCGGTGACGCAGCTGTACCACAGTGCACACAAACACAGTgactgaagcagcagaaaagcagtacCTGTATGGATATCCATGGTATTTTGACCTGAAGACAGATAGCAGCCAACTGAAAAAGAACACCACCAAGCCAATACCAGCAATGCACATGACTGCAAGAGATGCAGAGTAAGACAATAGTTAAGTGACAGCTCTCTCCAAAAATACCACAGTTAACAGAAATATTCTGCAATATTCACAAGTTTGGTCAGATTAAACCTGTGCTGTAGTCACTTAGAAGAGCTATACCGACATCATTCTCTTTCAAATACTTTAAGCCCATTTTCACTGAGATGATAAGCCCTTTCTCTCACTTGCTAACAAAGTGGCCCAAAAGCATCTTTACATCTGCCTACCTTGCTCTTTGCTAAGCACATctaaaaactgctgaaatgactgaaagatgaaaagcatACAACAGCATCCTTCCCTGTCAAGGCAAGGACACAAGTAAGCACACATGCATGCAGTCCAAGAGTAAAGCAGAAATCTGTTTCACTTCATCCCCACCAGAGGTCCACATGTACTAATAATATCCAGAAACTGAAACCGCTGCTgttggttttgctgctgctgagaccCACGAGAGGAATTGGTACACATCAAAACCAGTTCTTGAGTATCTCAGCTAAGACTAGCATGGGATCTGCATGCactttatcctgaaatatcccTCATTAATAGcaatggaggagaaaaaaagacagatccATACACTGCGACTCAAATAATACACAAGACATATAGAACCTAAcatacagtttattttttcttaactgaaGCACAGACAAACAAAATGAGATTAACATGGCCATAAAATGgggcagagaagaaaactggaGCTATTTTCTCCTGGACACACAGAATAATGAAACACATAACAAGTTATTGTCTGATGCATTCAAGagtattttgtttcattatcatttcttggaggttgttttttgtttttttttttttgtttgtttgtttgtttttttttacagcaggCAACTTAAGTtgacttgtttttatttaaacagatCACCCCAGTATTATATTAGACCACCAGGAATACTCTACTCTTATTCGTTAGCTACCATAACATTAAATCATTTgaatcattttttccccttctttaaTTCTTCCTTGAAGAAAACCAATTATGAAATAGAAACTTATTCTATTACTATTATGCAACCAACTGCAACGTTGAAAAGACCATAGAAACCCTGGATTTCATCATTTGTCTGAaactaaataataaatactaaaattGACCAATAttcacaattaaaaacaaacagcataaaagcatttctgttaaaTACCCTGATTTTCATATAATGTGACCCCTCtagatggagagaaaaatagtAGTACTtactctttctcttccccacaTCCATGTCAGAAGTAGCAGCTTCATGGAGGAGAACCATTCCTAAAGTAACACCACCATCTGTGGACACTGTTTAAGGCTATATCAACAAAATACACCGGACTTAATACAATACTTGCATTCCTAATCCTgcaagcttgaaaaaaaatcacaaacttCCTGCTCTAATCAACAAATCTAAGgctaaaaaaagcaaactgaagttGTTCATAATCATCAAAAcccaagagaaaataaacacaaagttTGAAGCATAAACCAGAATATATAGTAGGTCTCAAAGCAAAGTTTAAGGTTATGCTCTCAGCCTGTATTGAAACAGGACTTCTTCCTTCTGGGAGGTAAGTCCACTCCTACCATTGTTTTACTCCCTCTCAAAAGGAATTTACAAACTGTAAACTGTTTTAACTCAACTAACAGAATTAATAAAATGAGTATTTTCATCTAACATGGAATCTTTCAAATAACAAGACTTGAGTCATTTCTAAAGcttcaattaaaagaaatcattaaaattatcaaaaattaaagcagcacagacaaaaaaaaaggcctgGCATTTGCCAAGAATGAAccgttaagaaaaaaaatcaaacaacaaaacaacaaaaccagagaAGTTTCAGCCTCAATTCTTCTTCTGAAATGAGAACCACTTGTTGGTGCCAACAGGGGCTGAAGGAGATGACATCTAATGCAAACAGGCACCAATTAAAAATTATGTTACATTCAACTGAATGCATCAGAAGTACAACAATAGCAAGAAAAAGACTGGAAGTCTCTTACTAAATTGAGTTTTTCAGTATTAAATAAGTATTTGATATGACATACACAGAGTTGAAAGCTTTTTTAACTCCTAACAGCATATTTAAATTGTCCATTTTATGTCACTGaattacaaaaaggaaaaaaaaaaaaaaaccacacaaatgCATCTCTTGGTGAAATTGGGATTTTGAAAAGATTtaagagaaaagggagaaagatgAATCCACTCAGTTACTAAGAACCTCACTGTTACAACAGAAGCTTGTTAGCCACTACAGAGTACTGAAGAAGACAGGTGCTtataaaatagttttgaatCATACAGTTTAAGAGAGAAACTCACTCGTGCCCATGGTAAGCATGCTGCTAAGGAGATCTGTGTACCACAAAAATGCAGACAATTTGGGACAGTGAAACTGCAAGGGAAATACAGTATTAAATAAGACTTATTCCCTAGTAAAAGTAAAATAAGGCACAGGCTGGCACAAGTGACAAGACAAGGAGAGCTTGATTCAAGGAAGACTCAAGTCACAGATGACGGATAAACACATGCATGTATGAGTAGAAGAGACAATGCACACTCTAAAGAAACATCTTTATacaaatgagaagagaaaaaactcAAACCAGCAAGATTCTGCTTACCTCTATTGATGGCTTAATACCAGCATGAAAAAATCCTGACTTGTTAGCATGAATGAGAGCTAAGGTTAAAGGCAAAGAAGGTAAGccaagaaataagagaaaaccCATCAGTAATAGAGGAAATAATTCAAAGCTAAAGAGAGAATTAAATGAgactgaaaagacaaaacatgTAAAGGAAAAGGGGCTATCCTGAAGGGCCTTATGATTCCACAAGAACCCATCCAGTTTGGTCACTGAGAAGGGAAGAAGGTGGTGAGATAGCAGTAAACACTCTTCTCAAAGATCACTGTCATTAGAAAGCCATAGCTGTCAGCAGTCTCCACAAGTTTCTGCACCAGCATCAGCAGACAGATAGGAACCATGACAAAACACTTGtagaagaggcagcagcatAAGCTAACAGAAGAATTGCCACCAACAATGTCTGTCTCAGTAAGGATACTGAACAGGAGAACAATGTGTGTTTCTGCAACAAACTGGGCTTGGCTGCTTCCATGGATATAGCTCTGCAAGAGACAAAGAGCAGCTGAGTTTTAGAAAGACTGGAGTCAACTTTGAAACAATTAACAGCAGCTATAGAGCTTGGAACTGCATTTTGCAATGTCATGTTCATGAGACAAAAGAAGTTCTAGCATGAACAATTTCATCTATTTAACATGAACTGGGATCAGAAATACTTCCTGTACTCTCATGTGCAATCAGCCCAAAGTTCAGATTATCATAATGCAGGAGCTGCTACAACCTTCATCACCCAGATTTCCTGTTTGGATAGTTACATCCCCTCTGCACCCACTGGCCTTCGAGGCTGACCCAAACCCTGACTTGGATCCTTATGCTAGGGACATTGTGCTCATCCGTGGGACAGTGTGTGAACACTGCTCACTTGGTTCAGTGCTGggcattttaaatctttttcatgCCATCAGAGAAAAAATACCACCACTAACAGCACACTTGAAGCTTTACTCTTCAGTCTTTGTGTTCAGATCAAAAAAAGGGTGAGGAATGTACTAAACAGAAATagtgttacaaaaaaaaaagcagaaatactttgaagaaaacatttcacagatGAGAACTTCTGTTGACTTAGAACTTCAGTTGGCTCAGACAGGAatcttctgttgctttcattCGTTGTTTTCATTAGAAGTCTACCAACTGGATGAGTCAACAGAAAGTTTGAAATTCATGGAAGTCAACAGATAGGTGCATGAGATATGGAAGATCAGGTTGAGTATGAAATTGCCAGGCTCAACAACAGCACTATTTAATATATAAGATCCAACACACACCTCTATTTTTCTGTTAGCTACTTAAGAACTGTCATCTCTCTTCATCACTGGAGATAAAATGTgaatgggagagaaaaggagaaagtatCACAGGTAATtaaatgctgaaaagcaaacatgaaaacaaacctTCCTCCAAAACATTCAACTtcttaaacacacacacacacacaccttcaCTCTTTAGTGGGGAGGAGGTAAAGAAAAGTaggaaatattaaagaaatgcTTACAGTAGCATGGGGGAAATCTCCATCCCAAATAACTTGATAGCAAAGGCGATAGCATATGGGGTTACCAAATGGCTTACCCCCCAGCATTATTTTAGCATCTTCATAGCTTTCTTTAATTACTAGAATAATCCAAGTTTCCTCACACAAAAAGAGCTTGAACTCTCTTGGTATTGAAACAAGGCAACACTTTTGAACCAGCATGTCCTGTTTTCTGCAGAGTACCTGCATCTGTATGATGGCTATTTAAAGCTTTGCTACATGAAAACACTTTGAGTTGTTTCAAACAAGAAGCTAAGCTCATtttgggggatgacctgctggaggggagctctgcggaaagggacctgggtgtcctggtggacgacaggttggccatgagccagcagtgtgcccttgtggccaaaaaggccagtggcttactggggtgcattaaaaagatcgtggccagcaggtcaaaggaggtgatcctccccctctactctgccctggtaagacctcatctggagcactgcgtccagttctgggctccccagaacaaaaagacagggatctcttggaaagagtccagcggagggccacgaagatggtgaagggcctggagcatctgtgctatggagaaaggctgagtgaactgggtctgttcagccttgagaaaagaagactgagaggggacctgatccaggtctataaatatctaaggtgtggggggcagaatggcgaggccggactgttttcagtggtgagtggagacaggacaaggggaaacggccagaaactggagcataggaagttccgcacaaacatgcgcaagaacttctttacagtgagggtgacggagcactggaacaggctgcccagggaggtggtggagtctccttctctggagatgttcaagacctgcctggatgccgacctgtgcgacctgctgtagggaacctgctttggcagggggttggactcgatgatctctggaggtcccttccagcccctacaattctgtgattctgtgattctgtgattctaagctAGATAGTTGCTAGATAGCAAATTAACCTTACTATTTCTAGCCCAATTAAGAATTAGTTATTCCAGCTCCCAAAAAGCTTATTTCTGTGAACAGAAACCAACACACGCAGAAAAAAACCTAGGCAATGACTGTCGTTATTCTTCAAATACCATAAACCAGCAACATCAATCTTTTAGAACTAATGAATCACCTAACTAAAAATTCTATTAATATCTTTCCCATGAAGATTTAAGCGTAGGTAACCATTATCACATCCCAATTACACAACAGAACATTTTGTTTCGgattaaaatcagttttttgTGATTGCTTATTAGCAAGGTAAGAGTTTGCAGTTCCCTTTCAGCCAAGGAAAGCATAATATTAAGTGTAGTTAAACCTAAATCCTGAATGGAATCCATCAGCTTTTCCATTTGAACAGCTCACCTACAAAACCCCTCTTTCACAGATATTTCAAAGAAGGCTGACCATATCTGCTCTGAATATCCCCTAGCTTGCCTTGTCAAAGACCAAGTTAGCCTCACTAACTCTCTAATGAGGTCAAGAATAGAATCTGCATTCTGACTTGTCTCTTTTAGGACAGACGTTATTCTGTACAATAGAAAGGCAGAAATATAAATAGAGAAATTAGACTTACCACTTGTCCTGTATGGGGGTTCTTATGAGCATAGGGTGGCCCTCTAATATGGTTCCACATCTGACCTGATGTCATTGCTaatacaaaacactgaaaaggaaagaataaaatactccttaagaatttttttccattccacttcttttaatttaataccAAAAAGTGCCAGTTTGGAATGCCACCTCAATCTAGGCCTTTTATTAGTATAGAAATCCAATGAAGTACCAtctgagttttaaaaaaaaaaaaaaaaaaagagatgaaatattAACAGGCTACTGAAAAGCTAAATGTACCTCACTGTCATCCAGCAGGtttaaacaaaagcttttcaaaaacGTTTGATTGCAATAAAACTCAGAGCAACAGGCAGACAAGAATCACAATTACTCACCAAAGCAGCAAATGCCCAGCCAGTTTTGTTATAGAGAAAATCCAGATTGCTCCCCCGTAAATACACAAGGCCACCAATGACAGCCAGCAGCAGTCCTAACATCAGTGGTCCAGCATAGTTTGGTGGCCTTATCACACGAATCTGCACACAGAAGGTAACTTCATCATTTTCTCTGAACAAGATAACATGTAACATCCTTACACCTAAAAAACCCCAACgtattagaagagaaaaataccaACTCTGAAAGAAACCTCCCATAAATTTCAATAAGAAGCTCTGACCTGAAAAGTACATAAAGTTTCTTCCTTCTTAACATCCCACTACCTTACCTACTAATTGAAACAATTTCCTTCCTcagaaacacaagaaagatGATTCTTACCATCTTATCAGACACAGCTACACACAACATACAAGAGCACTAGGTAAGGAACCTTAAAAATGTGGTTATGTGCTCAAACAGAATCTCTCAGAAGAGACACCttccaccagaccaggctgctcaaagcacCATCCAGCCTTGCTTAGGACATTCTC
The Lagopus muta isolate bLagMut1 chromosome 13, bLagMut1 primary, whole genome shotgun sequence genome window above contains:
- the MAGT1 gene encoding magnesium transporter protein 1 isoform X2; the encoded protein is MLMVLSEKVSQLMEWTSKRSVIRMNGDKFRRLVKAPPRNYSVIVMFTALQPHRQCVVCKQADEEYQILANSWRYSSAFTNKIFFAMVDFDEGSDVFQMLNMNSAPTFINFPAKGKPKRGDTYELQVRGFAAEQLARWVADRTDVNIRVIRPPNYAGPLMLGLLLAVIGGLVYLRGSNLDFLYNKTGWAFAALCFVLAMTSGQMWNHIRGPPYAHKNPHTGQVSYIHGSSQAQFVAETHIVLLFNGGVTLGMVLLHEAATSDMDVGKRKIMCIAGIGLVVFFFSWLLSVFRSKYHGYPYSFLMS